One Cupriavidus oxalaticus genomic region harbors:
- a CDS encoding MaoC family dehydratase — protein sequence MAIEGYSMGTLGAFVGKELGVSAWVEVDQARIDAFAQCTGDHQWIHVDVERARRESPFGGTIAHGYLTLSLLAGKLVEMGVVPGDARAAVNYGVEKTRFLAPVKAGVRVRNRVRLMSADSKGDGRVLLRTENTMEIEGEAKPAMVAEALALVMA from the coding sequence ATGGCAATTGAAGGCTACAGCATGGGCACGCTCGGCGCATTCGTCGGCAAGGAGCTCGGCGTTTCGGCGTGGGTGGAAGTGGACCAGGCGCGCATCGATGCATTCGCGCAATGCACCGGAGACCACCAGTGGATCCACGTGGACGTGGAGCGCGCGCGCAGGGAAAGCCCGTTCGGCGGCACCATCGCCCACGGCTATCTGACGCTGTCGCTGCTGGCCGGGAAGCTGGTCGAGATGGGCGTGGTGCCCGGGGATGCGCGCGCCGCCGTCAACTACGGCGTGGAGAAGACGCGCTTCCTGGCGCCGGTGAAGGCGGGCGTGCGCGTGCGCAATCGCGTCAGGCTGATGTCGGCAGACAGCAAGGGCGATGGCCGCGTGCTGCTGCGCACGGAGAACACGATGGAGATCGAGGGCGAAGCCAAGCCGGCCATGGTGGCCGAAGCCCTGGCGCTGGTGATGGCGTAA